One stretch of Brachyhypopomus gauderio isolate BG-103 chromosome 8, BGAUD_0.2, whole genome shotgun sequence DNA includes these proteins:
- the ripor3 gene encoding RIPOR family member 3 isoform X2 has product MVLISLCCSIPREHIHCHTAKYMLSSARNSLRTKVMTGKSPRISPSARMAGIWGHQPEQVDRIFQALRKGLKEYLEGHQTELDFLSSQQRNTKRNSRLAFFYDLEKEIRALERYIRRLEFQISKVEELYETYCIQWRLCQGAVNMKRAFSLSPSSRASRESLLELNRNHRHSLEDMCAMEGELEILLGELQIKMKGLIGFARLCPGDQYEVLIRLGRQRWRIRGRIQTDDRQMWDEEEMVFLPHIHENFEIKVTEVKGLSSILVGMVTCKSADFFMVRPQLMVVDITELGTMKLQLEVVWSPFDSGEGKPVVSSASRQSVQSRKGLMYNWTPPNTPSFTEKYFLSMMRQLQDADGSFSIGSRESRGVSLLSYLSDSAQALPPPVYDRTSHPAVITDPPTDTQSVDDDLLKTPPEEGDESGEWPSEPDTGSPSPGSSKPDSILLFQRYSTPDILRQNGEVAANPGAETGETTTVEEIRDEASAEQGTKEPQPPTGVTEIFQRRAAAVKVSSALAELDATLLEISCAEAVLKRLDHQTWQLGQVLKSDMYPLQSSSSETLAVEEEEVLGSFDFLSTAFNADDISCMGSVRLSTGSFKKTTVKGFRVMSQDTVPPSESQEEEHRSQRGGCEDRRPLSTGDYTLDQALEVHLTICTALLRALRLSDSEHVRQDLLIELSRQTEVLEKIDTLTQKKSEDVSATEILSGVPKARTVQAFWEECCGSDVAFCCSTHVFLRTMRKRFIHKVKAKRPGQADTVFGQLLQQVQSSCMMVPLVPPIADRVTVFQLQVYLTRWKLMDFGEHITHLSREVYLVSCLESPKRRRALKKLKGRRISELQPIGRTLQLLAKILTDANYKVATTATSCLCRASGFKSFRSKALVYYTWLLRDNDTQVQQQSCLALKCLKATESAEQVAELWRSADEDLRNAARETVLSFGKKGHEAFQRMDRICSELNEEIYKNLDTEITIF; this is encoded by the exons ATGGTGCTTATATCACTGTGCTGTTCGATTCCCAGGGAGCACATACACTGTCATACGGCTAAATATAT GCTATCTTCAGCTCGTAATTCTCTACGCACCAAAGTTATGACCGGAAAATCGCCGAGAATCTCACCGTCAGCTCGGATGGCTGGCATTTGGGGGCATCAGCCTGAGCAGGTGGACAGAATCTTCCAGGCCTTAAGGAAGGGACTGAA GGAGTATCTGGAAGGTCATCAGACAGAGCTGGACTTCCTCTCATCtcagcagagaaacacaaaaagAAACTCAAGACTG GCTTTTTTCTATGACTTAGAGAAG GAGATACGAGCATTGGAAAGATACATACGACGATTAGAGTTCCAAATTAGTAAG GTGGAGGAGCTGTATGAGACGTACTGTATCCAGTGGAGACTGTGTCAAGGTGCAGTGAACATGAAGCGAGcgttctcactctctccatcctcaCGAGCATCAAGAGAGAGTCTGCTGGAGCTTAACCGCAACCACAGACACAGCctggag GATATGTGTGCAATGGAGGGCGAGCTCGAGATTCTACTAGGAGAACTACAAATCAAAATGAAAG ggTTGATTGGCTTTGCTCGCCTCTGCCCAGGGGACCAGTATGAG GTGTTAATCCGGCTGGGCCGGCAGCGATGGAGAATCAGGGGGCGGATACAAACTGATGACAGACAGATGTGGGATGAAGAGGAAATGGTCTTCCTCCCTCACATCCACGAGAACTTTGAAATCAAG GTAACCGAGGTGAAAGGGCTGAGCTCCATCCTGGTCGGCATGGTAACATGTAAGAGTGCTGACTTCTTCATGGTGCGTCCACAGCTGATGGTTGTTGACATTACAGAACTGGGCACCATGAAGCTCCagctggaggtggtgtggag TCCCTTTGACAGTGGTGAGGGGAAGCCTGTCGTGTCATCTGCCAGTCGACAGTCTGTGCAAAGCAGGAAGGGACTGATGTACAACTGGACTCCTCCAAACACTCCCAGCTTCACAGAGAAATACTTTCTA TCTATGATGCGTCAGCTACAAGATGCAGATGGCTCCTTCTCCATTGGCTCACGTGAATCTAGGGGCGTGTCTTTACTCAGCTACCTGTCTGACTCTGCTCAGGCTCTCCCTCCACCAGTGTATGACAGGACCAGCCACCCAGCAGTAATCACAGATCCTCCCACCGACACTCAGTCAGTGGACGATGACCTTCTAAAGACACCCCCAGAAGAG GGGGACGAGAGCGGCGAATGGCCTTCCGAACCCGACACCGGCTCCCCCAGCCCAGGAAGCAGCAAACCAGACTCCATACTACTCTTTCAGCGCTACAGCACCCCTGACATCCTTCGGCAAAATGGTGAGGTGGCTGCAAACCCAGGGGCGGAAACCGGCGAGACGACCACCGTAGAAGAGATCAGGGATGAGGCCTCGGCAGAACAGGGGACCAAAGAGCCCCAACCCCCCACAGGAGTAACAGAGATCTTTCAAAGGAGAGCAGCAGCTGTGAAGGTCAGCTCAGCGCTGGCAGAGCTGGACGCCACCTTGTTGGAGATCAGCTGTGCAGAAGCAGTGCTAAAGCGTCTGGATCACCAAACCTGGCAACTGGGTCAGGTTTTGAAG AGTGACATGTACCCTCTACAGAGCTCCTCTAGTGAGACTCTAGCtgtagaggaagaggaggtgctGGGTAGTTTTGACTTCCTGTCCACTGCCTTCAACGCAGACGACATCTCCTGCATGGGGAGCGTCAGGCTCAG TACGGGTTCATTTAAGAAGACCACTGTGAAAGGCTTCAGGGTGATGTCTCAGGACACTGTCCCGCCCTCGGAGAGTCAAGAAGAAGAGCACAGGTCCCAAAGAGGGGGGTGTGAGGACAGACGTCCCCTCAGCACAGGGGACTACACTCTAGATCAAGCCCTGGAGGTCCACCTCACCATCTGTACTGCACTACTGAGG GCACTGAGGCTGTCAGATTCAGAGCATGTGCGGCAGGACCTGCTGATAGAGCTGTCACGTCAAACTGAGGTCCTTGAAAAAATCGACACTTTGACACAGAAGAAAAGCGAAGATGTCTCAGCCACAGAAA TTCTGTCTGGTGTGCCGAAGGCGAGGACTGTCCAGGCATTCTGGGAAGAGTGCTGTGGCAGTGACGTGGCTTTCTGCTGCTCCACGCACGTCTTTCTCAGGACCATGCGCAAACGCTTCATCCACAAAGTGAAAGCCAAGCGGCCAGGCCAAGCTGATACAG TCTTTGGTCAGCTGTTACAGCAAGTCCAGTCCAGCTGCATGATGGTCCCCCTGGTGCCGCCCATAGCTGACCGAGTGACAGTGTTTCAGCTCCAGGTTTACCTCACCCGGTGGAAGCTGATGGACTTTGGAGAACACATTACACACCTCTCCAGGGAAG TGTACTTGGTATCCTGTCTAGAGAGCCCCAAAAGAAGGCGGGCCCTGAAGAAACTGAAGGGGAGGAGAATCTCAGAGCTGCAGCCAATAGGACGAACCCTACAACTCCTGGCCAAGATACTCACAGACGCCAACTACAAAGTTGCTACAACAGCCACATCCTGCCTCTGCAGGGCCTCTGGCTTCAAGTCCTTCAGGTCAAAG GCCTTGGTATACTATACTTGGCTGTTGAGAGACAATGACACACAAGTACAGCAACAGTCATGTTTGGCACTAAAATGCTTAAAG GCTACAGAGAGCGCTGAGCAGGTGGCTGAGCTGTGGCGCTCTGCAGATGAAGATTTGAGGAACGCTGCCAGGGAGACGGTGCTTTCATTTG GTAAAAAGGGCCATGAAGCCTTCCAGCGAATGGACCGTATTTGCAGTGAATTAAATGAGGAGATTTATAAGAACTTGGACACAGAAATAACTATTTTTTAG
- the ripor3 gene encoding RIPOR family member 3 isoform X1: MSVKLQFDCPGEGGMVQRSRSFTGVNTLTSRRRLSSARNSLRTKVMTGKSPRISPSARMAGIWGHQPEQVDRIFQALRKGLKEYLEGHQTELDFLSSQQRNTKRNSRLAFFYDLEKEIRALERYIRRLEFQISKVEELYETYCIQWRLCQGAVNMKRAFSLSPSSRASRESLLELNRNHRHSLEDMCAMEGELEILLGELQIKMKGLIGFARLCPGDQYEVLIRLGRQRWRIRGRIQTDDRQMWDEEEMVFLPHIHENFEIKVTEVKGLSSILVGMVTCKSADFFMVRPQLMVVDITELGTMKLQLEVVWSPFDSGEGKPVVSSASRQSVQSRKGLMYNWTPPNTPSFTEKYFLSMMRQLQDADGSFSIGSRESRGVSLLSYLSDSAQALPPPVYDRTSHPAVITDPPTDTQSVDDDLLKTPPEEGDESGEWPSEPDTGSPSPGSSKPDSILLFQRYSTPDILRQNGEVAANPGAETGETTTVEEIRDEASAEQGTKEPQPPTGVTEIFQRRAAAVKVSSALAELDATLLEISCAEAVLKRLDHQTWQLGQVLKSDMYPLQSSSSETLAVEEEEVLGSFDFLSTAFNADDISCMGSVRLSTGSFKKTTVKGFRVMSQDTVPPSESQEEEHRSQRGGCEDRRPLSTGDYTLDQALEVHLTICTALLRALRLSDSEHVRQDLLIELSRQTEVLEKIDTLTQKKSEDVSATEILSGVPKARTVQAFWEECCGSDVAFCCSTHVFLRTMRKRFIHKVKAKRPGQADTVFGQLLQQVQSSCMMVPLVPPIADRVTVFQLQVYLTRWKLMDFGEHITHLSREVYLVSCLESPKRRRALKKLKGRRISELQPIGRTLQLLAKILTDANYKVATTATSCLCRASGFKSFRSKALVYYTWLLRDNDTQVQQQSCLALKCLKATESAEQVAELWRSADEDLRNAARETVLSFGKKGHEAFQRMDRICSELNEEIYKNLDTEITIF, encoded by the exons ATGTCGGTGAAGTTGCAGTTCGATTGTCCAGGTGAAGGCGGTATGGTGCAGAGGAGTCGCTCCTTCACTGGAGTCAACACACTAACTAGCCGACGcag GCTATCTTCAGCTCGTAATTCTCTACGCACCAAAGTTATGACCGGAAAATCGCCGAGAATCTCACCGTCAGCTCGGATGGCTGGCATTTGGGGGCATCAGCCTGAGCAGGTGGACAGAATCTTCCAGGCCTTAAGGAAGGGACTGAA GGAGTATCTGGAAGGTCATCAGACAGAGCTGGACTTCCTCTCATCtcagcagagaaacacaaaaagAAACTCAAGACTG GCTTTTTTCTATGACTTAGAGAAG GAGATACGAGCATTGGAAAGATACATACGACGATTAGAGTTCCAAATTAGTAAG GTGGAGGAGCTGTATGAGACGTACTGTATCCAGTGGAGACTGTGTCAAGGTGCAGTGAACATGAAGCGAGcgttctcactctctccatcctcaCGAGCATCAAGAGAGAGTCTGCTGGAGCTTAACCGCAACCACAGACACAGCctggag GATATGTGTGCAATGGAGGGCGAGCTCGAGATTCTACTAGGAGAACTACAAATCAAAATGAAAG ggTTGATTGGCTTTGCTCGCCTCTGCCCAGGGGACCAGTATGAG GTGTTAATCCGGCTGGGCCGGCAGCGATGGAGAATCAGGGGGCGGATACAAACTGATGACAGACAGATGTGGGATGAAGAGGAAATGGTCTTCCTCCCTCACATCCACGAGAACTTTGAAATCAAG GTAACCGAGGTGAAAGGGCTGAGCTCCATCCTGGTCGGCATGGTAACATGTAAGAGTGCTGACTTCTTCATGGTGCGTCCACAGCTGATGGTTGTTGACATTACAGAACTGGGCACCATGAAGCTCCagctggaggtggtgtggag TCCCTTTGACAGTGGTGAGGGGAAGCCTGTCGTGTCATCTGCCAGTCGACAGTCTGTGCAAAGCAGGAAGGGACTGATGTACAACTGGACTCCTCCAAACACTCCCAGCTTCACAGAGAAATACTTTCTA TCTATGATGCGTCAGCTACAAGATGCAGATGGCTCCTTCTCCATTGGCTCACGTGAATCTAGGGGCGTGTCTTTACTCAGCTACCTGTCTGACTCTGCTCAGGCTCTCCCTCCACCAGTGTATGACAGGACCAGCCACCCAGCAGTAATCACAGATCCTCCCACCGACACTCAGTCAGTGGACGATGACCTTCTAAAGACACCCCCAGAAGAG GGGGACGAGAGCGGCGAATGGCCTTCCGAACCCGACACCGGCTCCCCCAGCCCAGGAAGCAGCAAACCAGACTCCATACTACTCTTTCAGCGCTACAGCACCCCTGACATCCTTCGGCAAAATGGTGAGGTGGCTGCAAACCCAGGGGCGGAAACCGGCGAGACGACCACCGTAGAAGAGATCAGGGATGAGGCCTCGGCAGAACAGGGGACCAAAGAGCCCCAACCCCCCACAGGAGTAACAGAGATCTTTCAAAGGAGAGCAGCAGCTGTGAAGGTCAGCTCAGCGCTGGCAGAGCTGGACGCCACCTTGTTGGAGATCAGCTGTGCAGAAGCAGTGCTAAAGCGTCTGGATCACCAAACCTGGCAACTGGGTCAGGTTTTGAAG AGTGACATGTACCCTCTACAGAGCTCCTCTAGTGAGACTCTAGCtgtagaggaagaggaggtgctGGGTAGTTTTGACTTCCTGTCCACTGCCTTCAACGCAGACGACATCTCCTGCATGGGGAGCGTCAGGCTCAG TACGGGTTCATTTAAGAAGACCACTGTGAAAGGCTTCAGGGTGATGTCTCAGGACACTGTCCCGCCCTCGGAGAGTCAAGAAGAAGAGCACAGGTCCCAAAGAGGGGGGTGTGAGGACAGACGTCCCCTCAGCACAGGGGACTACACTCTAGATCAAGCCCTGGAGGTCCACCTCACCATCTGTACTGCACTACTGAGG GCACTGAGGCTGTCAGATTCAGAGCATGTGCGGCAGGACCTGCTGATAGAGCTGTCACGTCAAACTGAGGTCCTTGAAAAAATCGACACTTTGACACAGAAGAAAAGCGAAGATGTCTCAGCCACAGAAA TTCTGTCTGGTGTGCCGAAGGCGAGGACTGTCCAGGCATTCTGGGAAGAGTGCTGTGGCAGTGACGTGGCTTTCTGCTGCTCCACGCACGTCTTTCTCAGGACCATGCGCAAACGCTTCATCCACAAAGTGAAAGCCAAGCGGCCAGGCCAAGCTGATACAG TCTTTGGTCAGCTGTTACAGCAAGTCCAGTCCAGCTGCATGATGGTCCCCCTGGTGCCGCCCATAGCTGACCGAGTGACAGTGTTTCAGCTCCAGGTTTACCTCACCCGGTGGAAGCTGATGGACTTTGGAGAACACATTACACACCTCTCCAGGGAAG TGTACTTGGTATCCTGTCTAGAGAGCCCCAAAAGAAGGCGGGCCCTGAAGAAACTGAAGGGGAGGAGAATCTCAGAGCTGCAGCCAATAGGACGAACCCTACAACTCCTGGCCAAGATACTCACAGACGCCAACTACAAAGTTGCTACAACAGCCACATCCTGCCTCTGCAGGGCCTCTGGCTTCAAGTCCTTCAGGTCAAAG GCCTTGGTATACTATACTTGGCTGTTGAGAGACAATGACACACAAGTACAGCAACAGTCATGTTTGGCACTAAAATGCTTAAAG GCTACAGAGAGCGCTGAGCAGGTGGCTGAGCTGTGGCGCTCTGCAGATGAAGATTTGAGGAACGCTGCCAGGGAGACGGTGCTTTCATTTG GTAAAAAGGGCCATGAAGCCTTCCAGCGAATGGACCGTATTTGCAGTGAATTAAATGAGGAGATTTATAAGAACTTGGACACAGAAATAACTATTTTTTAG
- the blcap gene encoding apoptosis inducing factor BLCAP, whose product MYCLQWLLPVLLIPKPLNPALWFNHSMFMGFYLLSFLLERKPCTICALVFLAALFLICYSCWGNCFLYHCHDSPLPDSAHDPNIVGT is encoded by the coding sequence ATGTACTGCCTCCAGTGGTTGCTTCCGGTCCTCCTCATCCCCAAACCGTTGAACCCAGCCCTGTGGTTCAACCACTCCATGTTCATGGGCTTCTACCTGCTCAGCTTCCTTCTAGAGAGGAAACCATGTACGATTTGTGCCTTAGTATTCCTGGCTGCATTGTTTCTCATCTGCTACAGCTGCTGGGGAAACTGCTTCCTGTACCACTGCCATGACTCCCCACTGCCAGACTCAGCACATGATCCCAACATTGTGGGCACCTAG